A single Nodosilinea sp. PGN35 DNA region contains:
- a CDS encoding GMC oxidoreductase — protein sequence MFTLRFATADYRPDRQITIRTNLDNWAAKDIPGLYENGAWRFELPAARYGGGFTFKFVLERTYWQNGPDLFLQPVAGGDYLYQAPTVTFPPMGEVLVENTNIQQQFFPPNLDSSRLYDVIVVGSGIGGGILADQLSDLGLEVLVLEAGSYLFPTHTANLPRQHRVGQFDKHVWNLYERFKVQNFVNGLGSVFDGGQAFNLGGKSIFWGGLIPRMAWWELDRWPRTLRWFLEGGGYQQAEDLMNRVPLPPTPYRRRVKQFLRQTLAEFTAFDAPMAVQYSNPQDLSTVPTGMFSTADLLTESMLTDGPQGNQHLTINLNHPVSRVETQGTRVTRVVAYDLIAQQERSYQGRAVVLAAGTVESAKIAQLSGLADPTNRIGVGITDHPIYFTHFALPATADLYDPNSTSKVLCQPNDGPTRPYNIVLEFGADFNQGRYVDLALLERHRREKGSVMLCEIVFLMDAPLIEANTVQQIGPAFVKPVVQMQPSPIGGQYYGEMSAIKDQLIAALGGEPLINNDLTLKGAGLGGVAHEVGSLRMSGETDDGQSLNDGVVDTNLKFLAYDNLYACDLSVFPSSPAANPTLTLAALAIRLAKHLREVVA from the coding sequence ATGTTTACCCTCCGCTTCGCCACCGCTGACTACCGCCCCGATCGCCAGATCACCATCCGCACCAATCTCGACAACTGGGCTGCCAAAGACATTCCCGGCCTCTACGAAAACGGAGCCTGGCGCTTTGAGCTGCCCGCTGCCCGCTACGGTGGCGGTTTTACCTTCAAATTTGTGCTCGAGCGCACCTACTGGCAAAACGGCCCCGACCTGTTCTTGCAGCCCGTGGCCGGTGGTGACTACCTCTACCAAGCCCCCACCGTCACCTTTCCCCCCATGGGCGAGGTGCTGGTCGAAAACACCAATATCCAGCAGCAGTTCTTTCCTCCCAACCTCGATTCCAGCCGCCTCTACGACGTAATTGTGGTGGGCTCTGGCATCGGCGGTGGCATTTTGGCCGACCAACTCTCGGATCTGGGCCTGGAGGTGCTGGTGCTTGAGGCGGGCAGCTACCTGTTTCCCACCCACACCGCCAACCTGCCCCGCCAGCACCGGGTTGGCCAGTTTGACAAGCACGTGTGGAACCTCTACGAACGCTTCAAAGTGCAGAACTTTGTCAACGGCCTGGGCTCTGTCTTTGACGGTGGCCAGGCCTTCAACCTGGGCGGCAAGTCGATCTTCTGGGGCGGTCTGATTCCGCGCATGGCCTGGTGGGAGCTCGATCGCTGGCCTCGCACCCTGCGCTGGTTTCTCGAAGGCGGCGGCTACCAGCAGGCCGAAGACCTGATGAACCGCGTGCCCCTGCCCCCCACCCCCTACCGCCGCCGGGTAAAGCAGTTTCTGCGCCAGACCCTGGCCGAGTTCACCGCCTTCGACGCCCCTATGGCGGTGCAGTACTCCAACCCCCAAGACCTTAGCACCGTGCCCACCGGTATGTTTTCGACTGCCGACCTGCTCACCGAGTCGATGCTGACCGATGGCCCCCAGGGCAACCAGCACCTGACCATCAACCTCAACCACCCGGTCAGTCGGGTAGAAACCCAGGGCACCCGGGTGACCCGCGTGGTGGCCTACGACCTGATTGCCCAGCAGGAGCGCAGCTACCAGGGGCGGGCGGTGGTGCTGGCCGCTGGCACCGTCGAAAGTGCCAAAATCGCTCAGCTCAGCGGCCTGGCCGACCCCACCAACAGAATTGGCGTCGGCATTACCGACCACCCCATCTACTTCACCCACTTTGCCCTGCCCGCCACCGCCGACCTCTACGACCCCAACAGCACCAGCAAAGTGCTCTGTCAGCCCAACGATGGCCCCACCCGTCCCTACAACATTGTGCTGGAGTTTGGGGCTGACTTTAACCAGGGTCGCTACGTCGATCTGGCCCTGCTGGAGCGCCACCGCCGCGAAAAGGGCAGCGTCATGCTCTGTGAAATTGTGTTTTTGATGGATGCACCGCTGATCGAAGCCAACACTGTGCAGCAGATTGGCCCCGCCTTTGTAAAACCCGTGGTGCAGATGCAGCCCAGCCCCATCGGCGGCCAGTACTACGGCGAAATGAGCGCCATTAAAGACCAGCTAATTGCCGCCCTCGGCGGTGAACCCCTAATCAACAACGACCTCACCCTGAAAGGCGCGGGCCTCGGCGGCGTCGCCCACGAGGTTGGCAGCCTGCGCATGAGTGGTGAAACCGACGACGGCCAGTCGCTCAACGATGGGGTGGTGGATACGAACCTCAAGTTTTTGGCCTACGACAACCTCTACGCCTGCGACCTGTCGGTGTTTCCCTCTTCCCCGGCGGCGAACCCAACGCTGACCCTGGCGGCCCTGGCGATTCGCCTGGCTAAGCATTTGCGTGAGGTGGTTGCGTAA
- the mtnA gene encoding S-methyl-5-thioribose-1-phosphate isomerase, translated as MDPGDTHVYPVVWHDDHLVLIDQRQLPERYNVVTIRRCDDVVRSLRSGIVQGGSALGLTAAYGLYLGATEIHTDDPTAFWERLEAIGDQFKQTRPDKAHLQWAVDRMLAVAHHSKDAIELVRGQLLAQAQAMQAEDFSLCHAIGDRGLGVLPESPPQLTLLTHCNHGALATSGYGTSLGIMRSLWKAGRLERVYAAETRPTFQGSRLTAWECVQEGIPVTVIPDSVAAHCMQQGLIHGVLAGADRIAANGDTMSKIGTYSLALVAQAHHIPFVVAAPVSTIDFAIASGAQMAISERPPEEIYRLGDRITSPNGADFYNPASDITPASLITAIVTEAGTYAPHQLERVSQS; from the coding sequence ATGGATCCCGGCGATACCCACGTTTATCCGGTGGTCTGGCACGACGACCATCTGGTGCTGATCGACCAGCGACAGCTGCCGGAGCGCTACAACGTGGTGACCATTCGCCGCTGTGACGATGTGGTGCGATCGCTGCGTTCGGGCATTGTCCAGGGCGGTTCTGCCCTGGGGCTCACGGCTGCCTACGGCCTCTACCTGGGGGCGACCGAGATTCACACCGATGACCCCACCGCCTTTTGGGAGCGGCTGGAGGCGATCGGCGACCAGTTTAAGCAGACCCGACCTGACAAGGCTCACTTGCAGTGGGCGGTGGATAGAATGCTGGCGGTGGCCCACCACTCCAAAGATGCCATTGAGCTGGTGAGAGGTCAGCTTTTGGCCCAGGCCCAGGCGATGCAGGCCGAGGATTTTAGTCTGTGTCATGCCATCGGCGATCGCGGTCTTGGGGTGCTGCCGGAAAGTCCGCCGCAGCTGACCCTGCTGACCCACTGCAACCACGGAGCGCTGGCCACCTCGGGCTACGGCACGTCCCTGGGGATTATGCGATCGCTCTGGAAAGCAGGCCGCCTAGAGCGCGTCTACGCCGCCGAAACCCGTCCTACCTTCCAGGGTTCGCGGCTCACCGCCTGGGAATGTGTGCAGGAGGGCATTCCGGTGACGGTGATTCCCGACAGTGTGGCCGCCCACTGCATGCAGCAGGGGCTGATTCACGGGGTGCTGGCCGGGGCCGATCGCATTGCCGCCAACGGCGACACCATGAGCAAAATTGGCACCTACAGCCTGGCCCTGGTGGCCCAGGCCCATCACATTCCCTTTGTGGTGGCGGCTCCGGTCTCAACCATTGATTTTGCGATCGCCAGCGGAGCGCAAATGGCGATTTCAGAGCGTCCCCCCGAGGAGATCTACCGCCTGGGGGATCGAATTACCTCACCCAACGGCGCAGATTTTTACAACCCTGCCTCAGATATAACCCCGGCCAGTTTGATCACAGCGATCGTCACCGAAGCGGGCACCTACGCTCCCCACCAGCTAGAGCGCGTTAGTCAGAGCTAG
- a CDS encoding molybdenum cofactor guanylyltransferase — MTKTPLAAVILAGGRSSRMGHDKALIAIGAETLLQRTCRIALACADAVYIVTPWPDRYRAQVPEGVEFVPEPPTPGQAGAFQGPTIALIAALETLSARSAATPDWVLTLACDMPNLSATVLATWREQLAALAPHHLAYLPQRQQRWEPLCGFYRTAALDSLKRYANTGGRWSETGPRGPSLQGWLKQQAVPGRILVSSQSSDASRIVPIPQVDGALLTNVNTPEELAEWQQARAF, encoded by the coding sequence GTGACCAAGACTCCTCTCGCCGCCGTCATTTTGGCTGGGGGCCGCAGTTCGCGTATGGGCCACGATAAAGCCCTGATCGCGATCGGAGCCGAAACTCTGCTTCAGCGCACCTGTCGGATCGCCCTGGCCTGCGCCGATGCGGTGTACATTGTCACCCCCTGGCCCGATCGCTACCGCGCCCAGGTACCCGAGGGGGTTGAGTTTGTCCCAGAGCCTCCGACTCCAGGACAAGCCGGGGCCTTTCAGGGGCCGACGATCGCGCTGATTGCGGCCCTGGAGACTTTGTCAGCGCGATCGGCAGCTACCCCCGACTGGGTGCTGACCCTGGCCTGCGACATGCCCAACCTCTCAGCGACGGTGCTAGCCACCTGGCGAGAGCAATTGGCCGCCCTGGCTCCCCACCATCTGGCCTACCTGCCCCAACGCCAGCAGCGCTGGGAACCCCTGTGCGGGTTTTACCGCACGGCCGCCCTCGATTCCCTCAAGCGGTATGCCAATACCGGCGGGCGATGGTCGGAGACCGGCCCAAGAGGGCCATCGCTTCAGGGATGGCTGAAGCAGCAGGCGGTTCCGGGTCGGATACTCGTTTCAAGTCAGAGCTCGGACGCTTCGCGCATCGTCCCCATTCCCCAGGTCGATGGAGCCCTGCTCACCAACGTCAACACCCCTGAGGAGCTAGCCGAGTGGCAGCAGGCAAGAGCTTTCTAA
- a CDS encoding PEP-CTERM sorting domain-containing protein, producing the protein MHLNRFCTLGALAATVALAGLAQPAQAISFTLGDAAATQASMKGIAGFNGETNQGAYSIYAWSEGFNTVNFNSGDFTVVDSQNQTVSNAGINYSYTGSTTNNARILQDQWAPTYETTQDNKSNYLTAFSGTNVQIDLDTTHNYFGINWGSAHDGNEFSFYNGDSLVQRFVYYNDGRTFAAAEKTTNVASALKEFGTKGNGGEYNAYFNFFAESSDDIFNRIVISQLGGGGFETDNHTFRAGTKGFTESTESVPEPAMALSLLVVGGAMVAKRRSSSTPVS; encoded by the coding sequence ATGCACCTCAATCGATTTTGCACCCTCGGCGCACTAGCCGCTACCGTGGCCCTGGCTGGCCTGGCCCAGCCGGCCCAGGCCATTTCTTTTACCCTAGGCGACGCCGCCGCCACCCAAGCTTCTATGAAAGGAATCGCTGGGTTTAACGGCGAAACCAACCAGGGAGCCTATTCAATCTATGCCTGGAGCGAAGGCTTCAACACCGTCAATTTCAACAGCGGCGATTTCACCGTGGTGGACTCCCAAAACCAGACCGTTAGCAATGCAGGCATTAATTACTCCTATACGGGAAGTACTACTAATAACGCTAGAATTCTTCAGGATCAGTGGGCTCCCACCTACGAAACTACCCAAGACAACAAATCTAACTATCTGACCGCTTTCTCCGGCACTAACGTTCAAATCGATCTAGACACAACCCATAACTACTTCGGTATCAACTGGGGTTCTGCCCACGACGGCAACGAATTTTCGTTCTACAATGGCGACTCCCTGGTTCAAAGATTTGTCTATTACAACGACGGTCGCACCTTCGCCGCCGCCGAAAAAACTACTAACGTAGCGTCTGCCCTTAAAGAATTTGGCACAAAAGGCAACGGCGGCGAGTACAACGCCTACTTCAATTTCTTCGCCGAATCCAGCGATGACATTTTCAATAGAATTGTTATTTCTCAACTCGGTGGCGGTGGCTTCGAAACCGACAACCACACCTTCCGGGCAGGCACCAAAGGCTTTACAGAATCCACCGAGTCTGTGCCAGAACCCGCTATGGCCCTGAGCCTGTTGGTGGTAGGCGGGGCGATGGTCGCCAAGCGCCGCTCTAGCAGCACCCCAGTTAGCTAA
- a CDS encoding rhomboid family intramembrane serine protease: protein MVPLKDYNPGLRTPYVTYGLIVLNIALFIYELSLPAYGLTDFFHAWAVVPEEFSTSLTTGVSAVNAEEWLTLVTGQFLHGGFLHLAGNMLYLWIFGNNVEDQMGHGRFLLFYLLCGVLANLAQWFFAMGSAIPSLGASGAIAGVMGAYIFRFPEVRILTLVPLGPFPLPLRIPALFYLGIWFVQQAFYGFASLGAPTMIGMESGGIAYWAHAGGFAIGALLGPLFGLFSQPDRVTAAEPPGLE from the coding sequence GTGGTACCCCTAAAAGACTACAACCCGGGTCTGCGCACCCCCTACGTCACCTACGGGCTAATTGTGCTGAATATAGCCCTCTTTATCTACGAGCTCAGCCTACCGGCCTACGGGTTGACCGATTTTTTCCACGCCTGGGCAGTAGTGCCCGAAGAATTTTCGACCAGCCTGACCACAGGCGTATCGGCTGTCAATGCCGAGGAGTGGCTGACCCTGGTCACCGGTCAGTTTCTCCACGGCGGCTTTTTGCACCTGGCGGGCAACATGCTCTACCTGTGGATCTTTGGCAACAACGTTGAAGACCAGATGGGGCACGGGCGTTTCTTGCTGTTTTACCTGCTGTGCGGAGTGCTGGCCAATCTGGCCCAGTGGTTCTTTGCCATGGGTTCAGCGATTCCATCCCTGGGGGCCAGCGGCGCGATCGCAGGCGTCATGGGAGCCTATATTTTCCGTTTCCCCGAGGTGCGCATTCTCACGTTGGTGCCCCTGGGGCCGTTCCCGCTACCGCTGCGAATTCCGGCCCTGTTTTACCTGGGCATTTGGTTTGTGCAGCAGGCTTTCTATGGCTTTGCCAGCCTGGGGGCCCCCACCATGATCGGCATGGAAAGCGGCGGTATTGCCTACTGGGCCCACGCGGGCGGCTTTGCCATTGGGGCGCTGCTTGGGCCGCTGTTTGGCCTGTTTAGCCAGCCTGACAGAGTGACCGCAGCGGAGCCACCTGGGCTGGAGTAG
- a CDS encoding pentapeptide repeat-containing protein — MNSQSITVTTAQVLDLYASGRRDFSHFDFHEAWMPGLELPGIDLTQANLVSVNLHQAMLSRAKLSGCNLWRANLEGANLEGADLARTVLIRAELSYANLTGANLRCSDLRLATLHQGSLRGADLRSANLSYTDLRRADLTGADLRGADLTGANLRGATLAIAQLEGARLDRTWLDEAEPPHPELSAQV; from the coding sequence ATGAATTCCCAGTCCATCACCGTAACGACGGCCCAGGTGTTAGACCTCTATGCCTCTGGTCGCCGCGACTTTAGCCACTTTGACTTTCATGAGGCGTGGATGCCTGGGCTAGAGCTACCCGGTATTGATCTGACCCAGGCCAACCTGGTGTCGGTCAATCTGCACCAGGCAATGCTATCCAGGGCTAAGCTGAGCGGCTGCAACCTGTGGCGCGCCAACCTGGAGGGGGCCAACCTCGAGGGGGCCGACCTGGCCCGCACTGTCTTGATTCGGGCCGAACTCAGCTACGCCAACCTGACGGGGGCCAACCTGCGCTGTAGCGACCTGCGCCTGGCTACCCTGCATCAGGGATCGCTCAGGGGAGCCGATCTGCGCAGCGCCAACCTCAGCTACACCGATCTGCGCCGAGCCGACCTCACTGGGGCTGACCTGCGCGGGGCCGACCTCACAGGGGCTAACCTGCGCGGCGCTACCCTGGCGATCGCCCAGCTGGAGGGAGCCCGTCTCGATCGCACCTGGCTAGACGAAGCCGAGCCCCCTCACCCTGAACTGTCGGCTCAGGTTTAA
- the murQ gene encoding N-acetylmuramic acid 6-phosphate etherase: MSPDPVDRGHLLTEQANPRSAHLDQLSALELVDLFNQEDQHTLAAIAGAREALAAAIDAATEALGQGGRLFYVGAGTSGRLGVLDAAECPPTFCTPPDLVQGIIAGGAGALVKSSEGLEDIAADGAAAIAERSVRPQDVVVGITAGGTTPYVQGAIAAANQRGATTVLIACVPGHQVPTEAKIDIRLLVGPELLAGSTRLKAGTATKMALNVLSTGVMVRLGKVYGNRMVDVAVTNSKLRDRALRILCDLTDLDREAAAALLDRSHQQVKLALMMHLGGVGAEAAAARLARHRGQLRQALAEVTGQEELA; encoded by the coding sequence GTGTCCCCAGACCCCGTCGATCGCGGCCATTTGCTGACGGAGCAGGCCAACCCCCGCAGTGCCCACCTTGACCAGCTCAGCGCCCTGGAGCTGGTGGATCTGTTCAACCAGGAAGATCAGCACACCCTGGCGGCGATCGCCGGAGCCCGGGAGGCCCTGGCAGCGGCCATCGATGCCGCCACCGAGGCGCTGGGTCAGGGTGGACGGCTGTTCTACGTGGGGGCGGGCACCAGCGGTCGCCTGGGGGTGCTCGATGCGGCGGAGTGCCCACCCACCTTCTGCACGCCCCCTGACCTGGTGCAGGGCATTATTGCTGGCGGAGCCGGAGCCTTGGTGAAAAGCTCTGAGGGGCTAGAGGATATTGCCGCAGACGGAGCGGCCGCCATTGCCGAGCGCAGTGTGCGACCCCAGGATGTGGTGGTGGGCATCACCGCTGGGGGCACAACGCCCTACGTGCAGGGGGCGATCGCCGCCGCCAATCAGCGCGGGGCCACCACGGTGTTGATCGCCTGTGTGCCCGGCCATCAGGTGCCCACCGAGGCCAAGATCGACATCCGCCTGCTGGTCGGCCCTGAGCTGCTGGCGGGCTCGACCCGGCTGAAGGCGGGCACCGCCACCAAAATGGCCCTCAATGTGCTCTCCACAGGGGTCATGGTGCGACTGGGCAAGGTCTACGGCAACCGTATGGTCGATGTGGCCGTGACCAACAGCAAGCTGCGCGATCGCGCCCTGCGGATTCTCTGCGATCTCACCGACCTCGACCGCGAGGCCGCCGCTGCCCTGCTCGACCGCAGCCACCAGCAGGTCAAGCTGGCCTTGATGATGCATCTGGGGGGGGTGGGGGCCGAGGCGGCGGCAGCCCGGCTAGCCCGGCATCGAGGGCAGCTGCGGCAGGCCCTGGCAGAGGTGACGGGTCAGGAGGAGCTGGCTTAG
- a CDS encoding DUF4870 domain-containing protein, with the protein MTTPPAALLAQARQGDARAIAHLLTQSLPPGVVAQGQWRGTALHLDLEGNTPISQPQVVSHIRRGLTRLGLLCPLEAVWVSCRPTGCDAVDWQERFTLETSALAPPESPSGSDSAGVGASSADAIADRAKSAVPLTVCSPLPLSPEVMPASRAALPASTLVALVHLVPLASYLAIGSQWLGAWPLLWGSSFLLPWRVVVPLVLLLARGSGSATAEMSVGADAAPQRAFVQRQAKAALNFQLTMLIAWVVTIALMFVLVGFLLVVPLALTEMVSCIVATAQAAEGKPVRYAAAFRFVR; encoded by the coding sequence ATGACGACTCCCCCCGCCGCTCTACTTGCCCAGGCCCGTCAGGGCGATGCCCGTGCGATCGCCCATTTGCTGACCCAGTCGCTGCCCCCCGGCGTCGTGGCCCAGGGCCAGTGGCGGGGCACAGCGCTTCACCTCGATCTCGAAGGCAATACTCCGATTTCCCAACCCCAGGTGGTGTCTCATATTCGCCGAGGTCTGACCCGCCTGGGGCTGCTCTGCCCCCTTGAGGCCGTGTGGGTGAGCTGCCGCCCCACCGGCTGTGATGCGGTGGACTGGCAGGAACGTTTTACCCTAGAGACCTCTGCCTTGGCCCCCCCAGAGTCGCCGTCGGGGTCTGACAGCGCTGGCGTGGGTGCCTCATCGGCAGACGCGATCGCCGACAGGGCCAAGTCAGCGGTGCCGCTGACAGTTTGCTCGCCACTGCCCTTGTCCCCGGAGGTAATGCCAGCGTCGAGGGCTGCGCTGCCCGCCTCAACCCTGGTGGCGCTGGTTCATCTGGTGCCGCTGGCGAGCTACCTGGCGATTGGCAGCCAGTGGCTGGGGGCCTGGCCGCTGCTGTGGGGCAGTTCCTTTTTGCTGCCCTGGCGCGTCGTCGTCCCCCTGGTCCTGCTCCTAGCTCGGGGCTCAGGGTCGGCTACCGCCGAGATGTCGGTGGGGGCGGACGCTGCGCCGCAGCGGGCCTTTGTGCAGCGCCAGGCAAAGGCGGCCCTTAACTTTCAGCTGACAATGCTGATCGCCTGGGTGGTCACCATTGCGCTGATGTTTGTCCTGGTGGGGTTTTTGCTGGTGGTGCCCCTGGCCCTAACTGAAATGGTCAGCTGTATCGTGGCGACGGCCCAGGCTGCAGAGGGCAAGCCGGTGCGCTACGCAGCCGCCTTTCGATTTGTGCGCTAG
- a CDS encoding DUF3110 domain-containing protein: MVVYVLLFNARTDNEGIHAETIGGENLILMFEHEDDAVRYALMLEAQDFPEATVEGFDQAEIEEFCESAGYGCRLVPVGTLALPPEQTLEQTTWNPDDPAVLPADQAAPSEEGGLSQAELDRMRRQLENLL, from the coding sequence ATGGTGGTGTACGTGCTGTTGTTTAATGCCCGCACCGACAACGAGGGTATTCATGCCGAAACCATCGGTGGGGAAAATCTGATTTTGATGTTTGAGCATGAGGATGACGCCGTTCGCTATGCCCTCATGCTCGAGGCCCAGGATTTTCCAGAGGCCACGGTGGAGGGCTTTGACCAGGCCGAGATCGAAGAATTTTGCGAGTCGGCTGGTTATGGCTGCCGCCTGGTTCCAGTGGGAACCCTGGCCCTACCCCCTGAGCAAACCCTCGAGCAGACCACCTGGAACCCCGACGATCCGGCGGTTTTGCCCGCAGACCAGGCTGCTCCCTCGGAGGAGGGCGGCCTCTCTCAAGCGGAACTCGATCGCATGCGGCGGCAGCTTGAGAACTTGCTTTAG